The DNA sequence TTAAATGAAAAGAGTACATGTCTTTTCACTTTTGCAACACGTCATAATGATCTCAGGAAGAGGCAACAATCATTTCTGCCATAAATAAACTTTATACTTCCCGAATATTCAGTTGAGAACATTcaaaaagtagggggactatttgTATTAGTGAAAAATTAATTCACCACGTGAATTTATATCGCAATGACCGGTGTCATGGGAACTAATACAACAAAGAAGAATGACGTGTTCAAAGAATATAAATAACACCCTCGGGATTGTTCGTGTATATATCGTGCCTATTAGCCTCGACGCTAAACATACGAGAATAACCACGAGACTGATAATTGAAAACATTAATAGTTGTAATCAATCAATTCCTGATTACACGCGACTTGTTGCCATTATCTATACCATTACAAATCAATCATGTAACGGGTAATTAATGCGATAAATGATAGTAACAGGCATGAGCTAAATAAGGCAAACAGTTACGAGTAGTAGTACTATATAAACCCCCCTTTCTATAACTTGTATCCCTCATCGAAAATTCGGTTATAAGTCACATTGTCAATTATCGAATTCTGTTACCATTCTCTATTATTAGAGcacctatgtatgaacttccagcatattatgctggaactccagtatattatgctggaagttcacatgtaaaaaatgcaaactctagtatattatgctggaatatttttcgaattttgaacagtatttttgttcagatctatctttacatgaaaagtggctttcgattacttttgaaactaaggttatttttcaattatcacttgtaaatctggctatttttgaatttcacccagTTATCTCGGAGTGTGACTCAAAACTAGTGATAGATATATTGAATGGGAAATTAATAAGAATAAATAAGTTTAACGATatgagagagggagagagagacaCGTTACAAAGGAAATTAACCCTAACTTTCTTTGTACATCTCATTCTAAAATCACAAACAATATTGCAGTCCAATTCTCAACCAAACCCAAACAAATGAAGGAAATATATGAAGGGAGTATAATAGCACTACGAAAAGATGTCTATTATCCCTTCCCCATTACAACATACACAATATTTTTATAACATACAAACCAAATGCATGCAATTGTTAGTTGAGTTATAAACAATGTTCATTTCACACGCTCGATGACAAGTTTGTAGTTATGTCAATTTCTTCTAACTTATGTTGGCTCAAATCTTTGCTACTAGCAGACTTCATGGGTATTTTGCAATCCTCCTTATCACAAGCACTAAGCACTTCCTCTGCATGCCATGTCAAAACAATATCCTTTAAGTATGGTCTTACCTCCTCCTCAAAAAACTTGGTGTACTCTACTGAGTCACCTGAGATCTTTGAAAACTTAACCACGGCAACTTCTGGAGCCACCTTGAACACCTCGATGGTCACCAATAACCGCGCTTTCCGGCCCTCCGAGGGACCTTGTAGCCTCAAGGTTGAGCCATTGACTCTTGCAACCCTAAAATTCAACTTATTGGCCAATAATTGAATCTTGGCCATAATAATCGTGGCAGAGCACCTCGATGTAAAAATGGACTCCGTCTTCTTCTTGTTCTCGAACAAGGTCGATAAATTGGCTCCAGCTGACATTGATGAGATTAATTCAAAAGCATTCAATAAGGCTGGGGAGGATGGTGATTTTATCATCCCTCCATGCTTTAATTCCTCTCTTCCAAACTTATCTAACATGGAAAATGTATCATGTTCATGATCAATTGATGATGAAATTCCATTTGGCATTGTAAAACCTTTCCTAAACCAAGGATCTTTCATTATTCCAGTTATACTAATCCTTTTTTGTGGGTTAGGAACCAATATTTTAGATATTAAACGCTTTGTTTCTGTAGATAACCATGGGGGGAACCTATATTCAGCTTTGAAAATTTTTCTATATAGATTCATAAGGTTAAAATCTCGAAAAGGCAAACACCCTGCTAGAAGAACATATAATATGACTCCACATGACCAAATATCGGCCTTGCCACCATCATATcctttgtttcttattatctcagGTGCAATAT is a window from the Nicotiana tomentosiformis chromosome 10, ASM39032v3, whole genome shotgun sequence genome containing:
- the LOC104091299 gene encoding CBL-interacting serine/threonine-protein kinase 5-like, translating into MEKKILFGKYETGKQLGKGTFAKVFHATNLATGENVAIKVIKKEIVKSQEMMEQIKREISVMRLVRHPNIVELKEVMATKTKIFIVMEYVKGGELFAKVAKGRLTEDVARKYFQQLISAVEFCHSCGVSHRDLKPENLLLDENENLKVTDFGLSALPEQLLNDGLLYTQCGTPAYIAPEIIRNKGYDGGKADIWSCGVILYVLLAGCLPFRDFNLMNLYRKIFKAEYRFPPWLSTETKRLISKILVPNPQKRISITGIMKDPWFRKGFTMPNGISSSIDHEHDTFSMLDKFGREELKHGGMIKSPSSPALLNAFELISSMSAGANLSTLFENKKKTESIFTSRCSATIIMAKIQLLANKLNFRVARVNGSTLRLQGPSEGRKARLLVTIEVFKVAPEVAVVKFSKISGDSVEYTKFFEEEVRPYLKDIVLTWHAEEVLSACDKEDCKIPMKSASSKDLSQHKLEEIDITTNLSSSV